The sequence below is a genomic window from Lolium perenne isolate Kyuss_39 chromosome 7, Kyuss_2.0, whole genome shotgun sequence.
TGGCATGGACATTGTTCATTCTGGAAGGTGCCCCTTCCCTAAAGGAGCTATGCTTACAAATCTGGAATAGATGTACAATGAGAAGGGATGAGGAGGAAAGGAAGGAGTATTTGTTTAGCGAGGAGAAGAAGGACGCGGGCGTGGAGTGGGAAGGATCTGCTTCCAAGCACCACAATCTGGCCGTGCTCAGGATTTTTGGGTTTCAGTTAGAAGAAAAGTTTGTGAACTATGTCAGCGGCGTCATGGAATCAGCTCTCAATCTCCAGGACATATACCTTCATGGGAGGCCAATATGTGAGACATATAAGTGCAAGAAGCGAAAGGACAGATACCCGTGGACAAAGAAGCAAAGGGTCTCACTTATCAACTGTTTCAACATGGATTTACACCCTCTTTTAAGGATTCACTTCCCGAGTGTAAGAGCCTAAAGAATGTTGGTGGAGATGTGATGTTCGATGCGATGCTATGTACTGGCTAAGGGCCTGTTTGTGTTTCTACTTTTACTGGGGATCCTTTTTGTAACTCACGATGTAAATCTGGAGCCTCGATGTTAGTAACCGCAAGTATTTTGAAAAATGGTGATTGCTTATAGTTTTAGTTATGAAAAAAAAAACTCATTGAAAAACATTCTCGAATTCATGAAAAATGCAGCCCATGACTGCCATGCTCACTTTGATTGCTTTGTATTGTGTTTGCACCAAagcttcttttttttttgaacaaaccaAAGCTTGTTTTATTAACCCATAGATACATGAGAACAAAGAAATACTTCGAAGAGATCTGATTGGATAAAAAAATTCCCTACAAATATAATGCAAACAAGTCATCAGAAAAGTATAAAGAATCTCAGCCCTTCAAATTGCCTAAGACTTTGGTGGAGAATTAGACTCCATTCGGATTACATTGAAATCATGAGATACAAGCAATTGTAGACCAACAAGAGACTGTAAATACCAACGGGCAACGACTGCTACTGCTGGCTCCACTGACGGATGACTGTGCCCTTAAGCCCCGTCCGACGACAGCAAACTAGCCAGAGTTAGTGGTGTACTAGTTAAAGGACAAGCCACACACAGGACTATCTAAAATTTAAGGATTTAAACCACTTCATTCGATGGAATACAGTGTTAGTGACTTTGGCTATGTCATAATATTAAGAATTGCAGAGGCACACTAACTACAGTCTACAGTTTCAGAAAGAAAATCTCTCTAACCAACTTTTATGAGGGCAATGTTCTCCGCAACTCAAGTTTACATTGTACCATGGAATCACAAACAAATGCAGGAACAACAACAGCACTAATACAGGACGGAACCAACGGCACAATATTCTCCATACACAGTTTATTTTAATCCAACGGGCCCAACTATTGGGTCCGAGCAGAAGAGAAGCATCagcttcttctctcccaaatacaGGGTGCCACACTCGTTATTTCTGGGCATGCATCTGCCGAGTCTGGCACCGCTGAACTACTATAAATCAATGACTAGGACTAAGCAAACAACAGGTAACTTCGCAGTATTTTTTGGCACAGGAATCTTGACAGTTTGCTGCTTTCCCTATAATCTCTTCAGACTCTTCTTCCTTGCGTCCATCTTCTTCTTATCGACCGGAACTTTCACGCTCAGTGGCCCGTCCTTCTTGGGTGCTGCTGATGCTCCTCCAAGAACAGTAGAAGGAGCAGCATTCTGGTCCTGTGAGTTCAGGCCAAATGCTTTTGTAGCAGTAGAGGTAGATATGGGTGCGAGGATAGTGTGAGGCTGATCTTTATTCAGAGCTGCGCTGGACTTGGACTTATTCTTGGGCCTGAGCGCATGGATGCTAGTGTACAGCCTGCATATGGAGCACAATGGCATCATTAATATCTAGCTACAGCTGCACCAGATGTTTCAGCCAGAGGTCTGGTCTAATTTGCTAGAAATGGTAGAAATGACATTCTAGGTGTTTAAATTGTTTTGAATATGCAAATGTAATCCTAGCAATGTAGTAGTTGAGAACGATTAGAAAAGTTCTATGGCAAAATGAAGTTGAAGATTACTGACCTTGCATGGCGTGCAAAGTCCTCATAGTTCTCAAGCAGCAACTTCCCAGCCTGTTCATTGAGGGCAGATTCAGGAAATGGCTCGATCAGGAGGCATCTCACTACCTGTCATCCAGCAATGCATCGTAAGCCCCCCACATTTTATGCAGTCAGTTTAAACCTTTTTCTAACAATCTAATATACTAGGAAATGCTTACGAAACAAATCATGCCCTATAAAAGTTCACTACCAACAGCATAAGTTGATGTGTGTTGAACTTCGAGCTTACCAGCAGAACATGCCTTAATCCAAGGCTAGGATTCCAGTCTTTCTTCAGTGTGTTAACACATATCTCACCACTTGTTGCTATGTTTGGATGGAAAATTTTAGTTGTGAAGAATCCTGCAAATCAAAGAGGGCCCAAGACTTTCAACTAAAGTTCTACTTCAAGAACTAAGCTAAAGTATGAACGATTATGGGTGTCTGACAAGATGGCTACCTTTTGGAGGAGAGTGAGGGAAGTCACGAGATAATATAAGCTTCATCCGAAATATTCCATTCTCATATGGAGTTCCAGCTGCACATGGCCAGGTTCAGGTTTAAGAATGCAATATCAGAAAGTAGTGTAACAGGAAAGAAAAGTGGCTTCATAACTTCATGTTACAATGCAAAAATCCAGAAGCAGCAAGGGTCATCAAATAGTTTGCTCCGAATAAAAGGTGACAGAAAGACAAGAATGAATAAGGACAGCATTAAGAAAGTACCAGAGCATGACAGGGCGATAAGCACAAAATTTATATATTACTACAAAGCACAAAATGATGTAAGGTGCAAAGCAATGCATCCGACAGAATCTTACCAGGGCCCTCAATATCAGCAAAAATAGTGGTGAAGTCTTCGTCATTAACAATAACTTTGATCCCTTCTGGAGGAGAGTCATCAAGATTCTTCAGTTCTTTAGCCAATTGCCTGATGACAGTTGGTGGGAGGTTCTCGTTGGTTGCCTTCAGTGACATGTATAGACCATTAGAGTCATGGAAGCCAGCATAAAACTCAAATCCTAAAAAAAGTTATGCTCACCATGGAAGCCATAACTGCAGACAGCTTTAAGTGGTTGCTAACACTGTGAAGAGCGTGACCACCAAACTTCAGCCTACAAAAAATTATTACGATGTTAGACACGATAAGACAGATTAGCAGGCATACGTCTGGAATTTCACAATGGAGTAGCACACAATTTACACCTAACAAAAAACTGCTGTACACACAAAAAAATGTCGAACATTCTCTCCAATATGTCCATACAAAAATATGTCCTCTCATGTCACCTTACACATGCAAGTAAGCGTGCTCGGCACGCTATGCACACATGAATCATACATCAAAAAATTAATGCTGCTAAACAACGGTGCTGCATCGAGTACTACCAGCAACCAGCTAATACAGAGAACACGTGCAGAATAAAGAAACCAATAATGCTGTGATGGAGCATTTCAGCAATAAGAATTATTGGCGATGTGGAGCTTCGTACGGTTTATTCCTTAAGTATGGCAAGTATGTGTGCCGTCATAATTGTGTAAATTCCGTACAGAGATATTTACGCGGGAAAATTAATTGCAAAGTTGATTACGTAAAGACAAAAACAATGTCATACAACACAAAAACCTGTCAAATTCTGCCTACTCTCCCCTTCAGTTCTTTCGCGCCTTCCATGCACGGCAAGTACGCGTGCTGTCATAATTGTGTTAATTCCGTACAGAGATATTTACGCGGGGAAATTAACTGCTAAGGTGATTACGTAAAGACAAAAATAACGTTATACAATGCAAAAACCTATCAACTTGTGCCTACTGTCCCCTCCATCTCTTTCGCGCCTTCCATGCACGGTGCGCCACACCCTCCCTCCCCGCAATGCGCTATCCTGCACACCCCTACAGGCGCAAGCACACACAAAGAGCATTGCATCCAGTGGCTGCTACCACCTTGAATCCTGCATGATTACGGGACCTCCCAATGCACACCCCCCGATGGATATATGCAGGCGTGTTTCTCTTGACGCAAAGGATCAAGATGAGAACTGAATCCCCCTATCAGAATTCAGAATTCTCTCAGAGTTGTCTGCCCCTAAACCATCTGGCGAAATACAAGACCAATCGTACTCCTACCCTACCACTAGGGCACTGCCAAGACAATAAGTGACACACCTCCATGGACCAAACGATCTCCACCCTGTAGAACAAATCGGCCGATCCTCACTTACTGACTTACCCAGGGGACAACGCAGTCCCATATCTAATATGATGGAAACTACAAGAACAGTCGATCCGGCCGGAGAAGCAACTTCCCCTGCCTTACCAAGACGAGGAGTGAAAACAGCAGCGCGCGCGGAGTAAACGATCTCCATTCCATGGGACAACAAATCGAGTGTTCCCCACTTACCAAGCACCACGGACGCAACGCGGGGAAGACCGCTCGCTGTCGCTGCCCCGGCCCCGGCGACTCGCGAAGGGATCGACGCTGCAGCCGGCGATGGATTGGGTGGCTAGATGGGTCGGGGTGGCAGAATGGAGAGGAGAGGGCGCAATTTGGACGGAGGGCAGCGTGGGGGGAGGATTTAAGGAGGCGGCCGGCGGCTGGCTGGGGAGGGCTCGTCGTCGGCGGGTGGAAACCCTAGCGCCGGGCGATTCCAATTTTGGGGCGCAGGTTTGGGGGAAAAAGGGAAAGCAGTGATTGCGATTTGAGAGGGACTCGGGAGCCGCCCCGCCCGAGATCCATACGGATATGATCCGACCGTTGACGTGTGCCTGGCCCCGTTCGGGCTGGGCCCAGCAGCGCGTGGGCCCGGCCCGTCTCTGCCGACGCGGCGGGTACACTAGGCTGTGgtggtgtcgttgcctattcggcaATATCTCGGAGGAGAGATTCTCACGAGGGggaaaagaagtaggggccataggagcactcgggacggtgatacgcgatttacccagcttcggaacacctgctcgaagacagggcctactgctgcttgtctgaaattatctgggcgctttcgcgttgttacaatggttgtggttgtgcctctagggctcccgggatccggcttataaaggcgcacggatctaggtttacatggagagtcctagccggattacagattgcctagctacggtacaatatcttgccgtgtacgttaaggatccgccttctatctacgtcgtactggatccgggttactcatgggccttcacggatccggcctcctccgaaggtcggttaggatccggcttcccgatcctgggctggacttcatccttcatgatcaatagcaactgggccgcccgatgggtcaCATGCCAcaccaccgtctgtgggccacccgggcttgccggatctaggcaatatcgatggtacacccatgaagtatacccacaacagtagcccccagagttctccgagattcacttcttgtttccgccttgctaaagCTTAACAACCTCCAACAATCTTGGCAAcatggggaaacttgaagaactccaacttcatatcatttcctttcccaacttttagtcggaaaatacctttatcccgcgggacttcatccatcgacagtatCGTTACAACACGTcttcgggttactcccctgctctgGACAAGAGTTTACATATTTTCAAACTGCTACCCGGAACCTTGAAAAGtttaaacggttccgccaat
It includes:
- the LOC127311807 gene encoding ubiquitin-conjugating enzyme E2 22; this translates as MASMATNENLPPTVIRQLAKELKNLDDSPPEGIKVIVNDEDFTTIFADIEGPAGTPYENGIFRMKLILSRDFPHSPPKGFFTTKIFHPNIATSGEICVNTLKKDWNPSLGLRHVLLVVRCLLIEPFPESALNEQAGKLLLENYEDFARHARLYTSIHALRPKNKSKSSAALNKDQPHTILAPISTSTATKAFGLNSQDQNAAPSTVLGGASAAPKKDGPLSVKVPVDKKKMDARKKSLKRL